A region from the Sutcliffiella horikoshii genome encodes:
- a CDS encoding hemolysin family protein, protein MDSILIMNLLLVALLIGLTAFFVGSEFAVVKVRMSRIDQLIAEGNKTAVVAKKLISDLDYYLSACQLGITVTALGLGWLGKPTVERLLYPLFENFGVPETVTTFVSFAVAFSLVTFLHVVVGELAPKTLAIQFAEKMTLLLARPLYWFGKLMYPLIWTLNGSARMLLRMFGVQPASHEQAHSEEELKIIMTQSFESGEINQTELSYMENIFTFDERVARDIMIPRVQIVTLSNSMTREEIISVLDEHQYTRYPVTEDGDKDNILGFVNVKEMLTNFAAGRAGEMKDFLHELPLIHEVTSLQDALLKMQEEQVHIALVIDEYGGTAGILTMEDILEEIVGEIRDEFDADEVPDIQEIETDLYHINGLVLLTDIEHQFGVIFDEKDDIDTIGGWMQVMLQELEDDEEQHIKHGENIWTVLEMENHQVKQVGLQLHALSNQHQQS, encoded by the coding sequence CAGTATATTAATTATGAACTTACTTTTAGTGGCTTTGTTAATAGGTTTAACAGCATTCTTCGTTGGATCTGAGTTTGCAGTGGTAAAGGTGCGTATGTCCCGTATTGACCAATTGATTGCAGAAGGTAACAAGACAGCGGTTGTGGCAAAAAAGCTTATTTCCGACCTGGATTATTACTTGTCTGCGTGTCAGCTTGGAATTACAGTGACAGCGCTAGGTCTTGGTTGGTTAGGAAAACCGACTGTTGAAAGACTATTATATCCGCTATTTGAAAACTTTGGTGTACCGGAAACCGTTACAACTTTTGTTTCGTTTGCGGTGGCGTTCTCCCTTGTTACATTCTTGCACGTTGTAGTCGGAGAACTCGCACCAAAGACGCTTGCGATTCAGTTTGCGGAAAAAATGACGTTGCTTCTTGCGAGACCATTATATTGGTTTGGTAAGCTGATGTACCCATTAATCTGGACATTGAACGGTTCAGCGCGTATGTTGCTTCGCATGTTCGGTGTACAACCTGCAAGTCATGAGCAGGCCCATTCAGAAGAAGAGCTTAAAATCATTATGACGCAAAGTTTTGAAAGTGGAGAAATTAATCAAACAGAACTATCCTACATGGAAAATATATTCACTTTTGACGAAAGAGTCGCAAGGGACATTATGATTCCGCGCGTGCAAATCGTCACTTTATCTAATAGCATGACCAGAGAAGAAATTATCAGCGTATTGGATGAACACCAATACACCCGTTATCCTGTTACAGAGGATGGGGACAAAGATAATATTCTCGGATTTGTGAACGTAAAGGAAATGCTTACAAACTTCGCTGCGGGCAGAGCAGGGGAGATGAAAGACTTCCTTCACGAGCTTCCGCTAATTCATGAGGTGACCTCCCTTCAAGATGCTTTATTAAAAATGCAGGAAGAGCAGGTTCATATCGCATTAGTCATTGATGAGTACGGTGGTACTGCCGGTATCCTCACGATGGAAGATATCCTTGAAGAAATCGTAGGGGAAATCCGCGATGAATTTGATGCAGATGAAGTACCGGATATTCAAGAAATCGAAACAGATCTTTATCATATAAATGGCCTTGTCTTGTTGACAGATATTGAACACCAATTCGGGGTAATATTTGATGAAAAGGATGATATCGATACGATTGGCGGCTGGATGCAGGTAATGCTGCAGGAGCTAGAAGACGATGAAGAGCAACATATTAAACATGGTGAGAACATTTGGACAGTACTTGAAATGGAAAATCACCAGGTAAAGCAAGTTGGCCTTCAGTTACATGCACTATCAAATCAGCATCAACAGTCATAA
- a CDS encoding hemolysin family protein yields MFIAIAFFLFMSFFLSGSETALTAVNKMKIQIRAENGDLAAQKLLKLIERPDQFITAILIGNNVANIMLPTLVTLIAIDYGWNVGVATAVLTVVLIICAEVVPKSIAATFANNVAFIVAPVISILLFVLKPLIFLLSILTNFIIRLLSRGMVQEATLSKEELRTMVDIGRTEGTFYEEESQHILGAIDFYTKDVRDALKTPRIEIHGLPCDITFEDARSFVMDSSYTRYPVYKDNMDNIIGVFHAKFLLNWSLRPDLEIKDFMDTNPLFVAESTSIEKVFKMMLKEKKHMAIVIDEYGGTTGLISHEDIIEAMIGQEIEDETDESGEILIEELTDTQIICHGKIAIRRFNEVFKTKVPEEEDTVAGFLFKELGHIPTEGESLEYHHLHFDILKMEDNVIKQVKVKKKAN; encoded by the coding sequence TTGTTTATTGCGATAGCTTTTTTCTTATTTATGTCTTTTTTCTTGTCGGGGAGTGAAACGGCGCTGACAGCTGTTAATAAGATGAAAATTCAAATCCGAGCAGAAAACGGGGACCTTGCTGCTCAAAAGTTGTTGAAGCTGATTGAACGCCCTGACCAGTTTATTACAGCCATACTAATCGGAAATAACGTTGCCAACATCATGTTGCCGACACTTGTAACACTTATTGCTATTGATTATGGCTGGAATGTTGGGGTTGCTACTGCTGTTCTGACTGTCGTTTTGATTATCTGTGCAGAGGTCGTGCCAAAATCCATTGCCGCTACTTTTGCCAATAATGTAGCGTTTATTGTGGCACCTGTCATTTCCATTCTACTTTTTGTCTTAAAGCCCCTGATCTTTTTGCTTTCTATCCTTACTAATTTCATCATCCGCCTTCTTTCAAGGGGAATGGTCCAAGAGGCAACTCTTTCCAAGGAAGAGCTTAGAACGATGGTGGACATCGGCCGCACGGAGGGAACATTTTACGAGGAAGAATCGCAGCATATTCTCGGTGCCATTGATTTCTATACCAAGGATGTCCGTGATGCGTTGAAGACACCGCGGATTGAGATTCATGGGTTGCCTTGTGATATTACTTTTGAAGACGCGAGAAGCTTTGTAATGGATAGTAGTTATACACGTTATCCTGTCTACAAAGATAATATGGATAACATTATCGGCGTGTTTCATGCTAAATTTTTGTTGAATTGGTCTCTGAGACCGGACTTAGAGATCAAGGACTTCATGGATACCAATCCACTGTTTGTTGCAGAATCCACCTCTATTGAAAAAGTATTTAAGATGATGCTTAAAGAGAAAAAACATATGGCTATTGTTATTGATGAGTACGGTGGGACGACAGGACTCATCAGCCATGAAGATATTATTGAAGCCATGATCGGGCAGGAAATTGAGGATGAAACGGATGAATCCGGGGAAATTCTCATTGAAGAATTAACGGACACTCAAATCATCTGTCATGGAAAAATTGCCATCCGGCGTTTTAATGAAGTGTTTAAAACAAAGGTGCCTGAAGAAGAGGACACGGTTGCAGGGTTTCTTTTCAAAGAGCTTGGCCATATACCAACAGAGGGTGAATCCCTTGAGTATCATCACCTCCACTTTGACATTTTGAAGATGGAGGACAATGTCATCAAGCAAGTGAAAGTTAAGAAAAAAGCTAATTAA
- a CDS encoding FtsW/RodA/SpoVE family cell cycle protein, translating into MEKDYKPQLDTTLIFLMGIMVVASLFALKSVEPTLPPVLQNINFMQKQLMWFVVGAIGIGISLLIHFDYLRNLAWITYGMGVVLLLGLEFNVPSSFVSTIKGATSWYTLPGLGNIQPSELMKISIILVLSKIIADHRAQYEVATLRDSYLLLGKIIAASSIPLFLVAKQPDMGTTLVYCAIIAAMILVSGIKWSIILSLVGAAIGFIALFLYIFIAHPTFFHTYLIPEYQLDRFYGWLNPYEYQDVQGFQLVRSLLAIGSGEYTGSGYGEMNVYLPEAHTDFIFAAIASQFGFMGATVVISLFFFLIYKITFIAMECHDTYGTYLCAGVIGMLTFQVFQNIGMTIGLLPITGIPLPFFSYGGSSLLTYMIAVGIVLNVQIRTRKYFFE; encoded by the coding sequence GTGGAAAAAGACTATAAACCTCAGTTGGATACCACGTTGATTTTTCTTATGGGGATTATGGTAGTAGCAAGTCTTTTTGCATTAAAGAGTGTAGAGCCCACGTTACCGCCCGTCCTGCAAAACATAAATTTCATGCAAAAGCAGCTGATGTGGTTCGTTGTAGGAGCCATTGGTATCGGGATATCATTGCTAATACATTTTGACTACTTACGGAACCTGGCTTGGATTACATACGGCATGGGAGTCGTACTGTTACTCGGGCTGGAGTTTAACGTCCCATCATCCTTTGTCAGTACCATAAAAGGGGCAACAAGTTGGTACACGCTTCCAGGCCTTGGTAATATCCAACCATCGGAATTGATGAAGATTTCCATCATATTAGTCTTGAGTAAAATTATTGCCGACCACCGTGCCCAATATGAAGTAGCAACTTTGCGCGACAGTTATTTGCTACTTGGGAAAATAATCGCAGCCTCCAGCATTCCGTTATTCCTTGTAGCGAAACAGCCGGATATGGGTACGACGCTTGTTTATTGTGCAATCATTGCTGCCATGATTCTTGTGTCGGGGATCAAGTGGAGCATCATCCTCTCGCTCGTAGGCGCTGCGATAGGTTTCATTGCACTATTCTTATATATTTTCATTGCACACCCAACGTTTTTCCATACCTACCTAATCCCTGAATATCAACTGGACCGTTTCTACGGCTGGTTGAACCCTTATGAATACCAGGACGTCCAAGGCTTCCAGCTCGTACGGTCCCTGCTTGCCATCGGATCTGGGGAGTACACAGGTTCAGGTTACGGCGAGATGAACGTCTACCTGCCGGAAGCACACACAGACTTTATCTTTGCCGCCATCGCCAGCCAGTTCGGCTTTATGGGCGCAACGGTTGTTATATCGTTGTTTTTCTTCCTTATTTATAAAATCACCTTCATTGCCATGGAATGCCATGATACGTACGGTACTTACCTTTGCGCAGGAGTTATCGGCATGCTGACCTTCCAAGTGTTCCAAAATATCGGCATGACCATTGGGTTGCTTCCTATTACAGGAATTCCACTGCCGTTTTTCAGCTACGGAGGGAGTTCGCTTCTGACGTATATGATTGCGGTCGGGATTGTGTTGAATGTTCAGATTAGGACTAGGAAGTATTTTTTTGAATGA
- a CDS encoding MerR family transcriptional regulator, with the protein MYKVSEFSEMTGLSKETLRYYAEVKLIEPAYIDPKNNYRYYDDGSYFLALLLVKLRSFGFTIQEMISVMEDESFAHLEDLLIQKKETIRLQMVELQQKTEEIDAFLASGKETKEQ; encoded by the coding sequence ATGTACAAAGTCAGTGAATTTTCCGAGATGACCGGGCTCAGCAAGGAGACCCTGCGCTATTATGCGGAAGTGAAGCTGATCGAGCCTGCCTATATCGACCCGAAAAATAACTACCGATATTACGATGATGGCAGTTATTTTCTGGCCTTACTTTTAGTGAAACTGAGGAGCTTCGGGTTCACCATCCAAGAGATGATTTCGGTGATGGAGGATGAATCGTTTGCACACCTAGAAGACTTACTCATTCAAAAGAAAGAAACGATACGACTCCAAATGGTGGAGTTGCAACAAAAAACAGAAGAAATCGATGCTTTCTTGGCGTCAGGAAAGGAGACAAAAGAACAATGA
- a CDS encoding SRPBCC family protein: MIQWQEERVLPVPIEKVWELFLDKNIKRTMPKVEEHTLIEKTETEVGAKHQQTYREGKRVETYIVETLAYEDKPDRKHKQIAFVLGKAFEINLSFTLEKVDETHTRFIYAGHNKGVNFVGRAMLKLGSEKSNNKVVQEYMDRVETESMK, from the coding sequence ATGATTCAATGGCAAGAAGAACGAGTGCTACCTGTTCCTATTGAAAAAGTATGGGAACTCTTCCTCGACAAGAATATCAAAAGGACCATGCCGAAAGTGGAGGAACATACGCTAATAGAAAAAACAGAAACAGAGGTGGGTGCAAAACACCAGCAAACATATCGAGAAGGCAAGCGGGTGGAAACGTATATCGTGGAGACGCTGGCTTATGAGGACAAGCCTGACAGGAAACATAAACAAATAGCTTTTGTACTCGGAAAGGCATTTGAAATCAATTTGTCTTTTACGCTGGAAAAGGTTGATGAGACGCATACACGCTTCATTTATGCTGGGCATAATAAAGGTGTTAATTTTGTGGGGCGGGCGATGCTGAAGCTTGGCAGCGAGAAGAGCAACAACAAAGTTGTGCAGGAGTACATGGACCGAGTAGAAACGGAATCGATGAAATAG
- a CDS encoding HAAS domain-containing protein, whose product MNQLPLSKKSQTFIENLRIYLFSCGKKTNEIDEITDELEVHLYEAEKENKSVEHIIGSSPKEYMEQISGEMSFDVRGWAKYVPIIILGAFSGIVLKDIVFGGFQYSLVELIGYPLVCIVLLLAYMWTFRHISSHNFSKAKEFFFLYLVSFLSIAMFVGLMFLPNYIESPIIMHGYYGNLIVASMAISFLIGISIWSKTIVSIVLPIFYIVPEYLVGFTDLSVGNQLWISSLIMYALIGAYLFFEMKRTSTSAK is encoded by the coding sequence ATGAACCAATTACCTTTATCTAAAAAGAGCCAGACATTTATAGAAAACCTACGAATCTACCTATTTTCATGTGGCAAAAAGACAAATGAAATTGATGAGATAACCGATGAGCTAGAAGTGCATCTATACGAGGCAGAAAAAGAGAATAAGAGTGTCGAGCATATCATCGGAAGCTCACCGAAAGAATACATGGAGCAGATCTCCGGAGAAATGTCTTTTGATGTACGTGGCTGGGCTAAATATGTTCCCATCATCATTCTTGGGGCATTTTCCGGCATCGTTCTGAAGGACATCGTTTTTGGCGGATTTCAATACTCGCTGGTCGAGCTAATTGGTTACCCGCTAGTATGCATTGTTCTGCTTCTTGCCTATATGTGGACATTCAGGCATATTTCCAGCCATAACTTTTCCAAGGCTAAAGAATTCTTTTTCTTATACTTGGTGAGTTTTTTATCAATTGCCATGTTTGTAGGGTTAATGTTCCTGCCAAATTATATCGAGTCACCAATTATTATGCACGGCTATTACGGCAACCTGATTGTCGCAAGTATGGCCATCTCGTTTTTAATTGGAATTTCCATTTGGAGTAAAACGATTGTTTCCATCGTGCTTCCCATCTTCTACATTGTTCCGGAATACTTGGTAGGCTTTACCGACTTATCGGTAGGCAACCAACTATGGATCAGCAGTCTTATCATGTATGCATTAATCGGGGCTTATTTATTCTTCGAGATGAAGAGGACATCCACCTCTGCAAAATAA
- a CDS encoding DUF1129 family protein, translating into MRDTKRLIEENNEKRKLLSDDNLKLYEDFLLYIRTDLRVAEHESEELLMDLLDHMLEAQHEGRSGTELLGSDPKAYADELIEGLPKDKKRDVIPFISTQVSNSLGWFALVLSIVHFIMPFFTEIKAPSPIGNLIVLALAVLGVSALGVKVIFTLVRSSLFSEKKSAKRAYLKAGLFGGGSFALILLFSWLVPDFGPRILIEWWIYLIIALILLATGKLIQRAYQTH; encoded by the coding sequence ATGAGAGATACGAAAAGATTGATTGAAGAGAATAATGAAAAACGGAAGCTATTAAGTGATGATAATTTGAAGTTGTATGAGGATTTTCTATTATATATTCGTACGGATTTAAGAGTGGCGGAACATGAAAGCGAGGAATTACTGATGGACCTCCTCGACCATATGTTAGAAGCGCAACATGAAGGACGATCTGGAACTGAGCTACTAGGGTCAGACCCCAAAGCTTATGCAGATGAACTGATTGAAGGGCTGCCTAAAGATAAAAAGCGAGATGTGATTCCTTTCATAAGCACCCAGGTCAGTAATTCCTTAGGGTGGTTCGCTCTCGTGCTATCCATTGTTCATTTCATAATGCCTTTCTTTACTGAGATAAAAGCACCTTCTCCTATAGGTAATTTAATCGTATTAGCTTTGGCTGTTCTAGGTGTTTCTGCTCTAGGAGTAAAAGTAATCTTCACCTTAGTTCGTTCGAGCCTTTTCAGTGAAAAGAAATCAGCTAAACGCGCCTATTTAAAAGCTGGCCTTTTTGGTGGAGGTTCCTTCGCGCTGATTTTATTGTTCTCCTGGCTTGTTCCTGATTTCGGCCCAAGAATTTTGATAGAATGGTGGATTTACCTGATTATCGCGCTCATTCTACTTGCCACAGGGAAATTGATTCAGCGCGCATACCAAACCCATTAA
- a CDS encoding PadR family transcriptional regulator, producing the protein MAARSQLLKGILDACVMAIVEEKAVYGYELSQQLQKVGLLDISEGTIYPVLLRLQKNGFIIGEMRPSASGPNRKYYFLTDSGREELERISSEWMLIASPVSQLLQRGENR; encoded by the coding sequence ATGGCAGCAAGAAGCCAGCTATTAAAAGGAATCCTCGATGCCTGCGTGATGGCAATTGTCGAGGAGAAAGCAGTCTATGGGTACGAACTTTCCCAGCAGCTGCAAAAAGTCGGGTTACTGGACATCAGTGAAGGCACCATCTATCCGGTACTGCTCCGACTTCAAAAGAACGGATTCATCATAGGCGAAATGCGTCCTTCCGCATCCGGACCGAACCGAAAGTACTATTTCCTAACAGACTCCGGAAGAGAAGAACTTGAACGAATCTCAAGCGAATGGATGCTGATCGCAAGTCCTGTAAGTCAATTATTGCAAAGAGGGGAAAACAGATGA
- a CDS encoding AlkZ-related protein: protein MTTKTSIIHTYEEAIAVIKEVGLLPLAPLFDDYPSLGGITPKEAWHSDTEQDPWIWRTQFAADGVAAYGKFIKKKAVFISKDLLPLMLAALASQETMEKRYEKGEVSREALTLFTLISENQGIDTRVLRAKAGMKEKEKKKAFDQALLELQGNLDIVVSGTKEKQDENGEKNGWSSTSYETMKHWCDKNQIKVLELKKEEATENLMNHFESFTSEATMKKLKRVF, encoded by the coding sequence TTGACTACAAAAACTAGCATCATCCATACATATGAAGAGGCGATAGCTGTAATTAAAGAAGTGGGCTTGCTTCCGCTTGCGCCGTTATTCGACGATTATCCATCGCTTGGAGGCATTACGCCGAAAGAGGCATGGCATTCCGACACCGAGCAAGATCCGTGGATTTGGAGGACGCAATTTGCAGCAGATGGGGTGGCGGCTTATGGAAAATTCATTAAGAAAAAAGCGGTGTTCATCTCCAAGGACCTACTTCCGCTGATGCTTGCTGCACTTGCAAGTCAAGAAACCATGGAGAAGCGATATGAAAAAGGAGAAGTATCCCGTGAAGCTTTAACCCTTTTCACTCTCATTTCGGAGAACCAAGGAATTGATACGAGAGTACTGCGAGCAAAAGCTGGAATGAAGGAAAAAGAAAAGAAGAAAGCTTTCGATCAGGCATTACTGGAGCTGCAAGGAAATCTTGATATTGTGGTATCGGGAACAAAAGAAAAGCAGGACGAAAATGGCGAAAAGAATGGGTGGAGCAGTACGTCTTATGAAACGATGAAGCATTGGTGTGACAAAAATCAAATTAAAGTGTTGGAATTGAAAAAAGAAGAGGCAACCGAAAATCTGATGAATCATTTTGAAAGTTTTACATCAGAAGCGACGATGAAGAAGTTGAAGAGAGTTTTTTAG
- a CDS encoding sensor histidine kinase — MDSRISLLWIKLCFVCAILLIMPFYYSLTGTLLAVYLLAAGLYLGLYFSMPIWKAKWVAYLLASGAVVLVQHFILTPFDVLPWLLVYFLLLDGMQSSATKQAVLTTMAVLLPITVSFGTLAVSDLFFYHLFLFIMLAGVGALIHRYYRDNEKFDREWKSLLVEYRVLKRQVLENEEVARVEERNRIARDIHDSVGHQLTALMMQLAVAEQAAGEEKVASIVKQSKQLARESLDGMRKAVKALQGEEEQGISSVIHLIRKLEAESQMRVQLTTKTGVLSQPLSNEHNIALYRFVQEGITNAMRHGSSKEISITLEIIGEHSFQVKVENKTEVTIPVEEGFGLQNMRKRMEGLNGRMEREVTEGYFTVKGIFPLKGVTY; from the coding sequence ATGGATAGCAGGATTAGTTTACTTTGGATAAAACTTTGTTTTGTGTGCGCGATTCTTTTAATTATGCCGTTCTACTATTCGTTAACAGGCACGCTGTTGGCTGTCTATCTTTTGGCTGCGGGATTGTATTTGGGGCTTTATTTTTCCATGCCTATTTGGAAAGCGAAGTGGGTGGCGTATTTATTGGCAAGTGGTGCGGTGGTATTGGTGCAACACTTTATCCTGACGCCTTTTGATGTGTTGCCTTGGCTGTTGGTCTATTTTTTATTGCTGGATGGAATGCAATCTTCCGCTACCAAGCAGGCAGTACTTACGACAATGGCTGTGCTCTTGCCAATTACGGTCTCCTTTGGCACTCTTGCGGTTTCTGATCTATTTTTCTATCATTTATTTCTTTTCATCATGTTGGCCGGGGTGGGGGCGCTTATCCATCGGTACTACCGTGATAATGAAAAGTTTGATCGAGAGTGGAAAAGCTTGTTGGTGGAGTATCGTGTCCTAAAAAGGCAGGTTCTTGAAAATGAGGAGGTTGCCAGAGTCGAGGAGCGGAACCGGATTGCTAGAGATATTCATGATTCTGTGGGGCACCAGTTGACAGCACTCATGATGCAGCTGGCAGTGGCGGAGCAAGCGGCAGGGGAAGAGAAGGTCGCTTCCATTGTGAAGCAGTCCAAACAGTTGGCCCGGGAAAGCCTTGATGGGATGCGAAAAGCAGTGAAGGCCTTGCAGGGTGAAGAGGAGCAGGGAATCTCATCAGTGATTCATTTGATCAGAAAATTAGAAGCGGAAAGTCAGATGAGGGTACAGTTGACTACTAAAACGGGCGTGCTATCGCAGCCTTTAAGCAACGAGCATAATATTGCCTTGTATCGTTTCGTACAGGAGGGAATTACGAATGCCATGAGGCACGGTAGCTCGAAGGAAATCTCCATTACGCTTGAGATCATCGGGGAGCACAGCTTTCAGGTGAAGGTGGAAAATAAAACGGAAGTTACAATTCCTGTGGAAGAAGGATTCGGACTGCAAAATATGCGGAAGCGAATGGAAGGTCTGAACGGACGGATGGAGCGGGAAGTCACCGAGGGATATTTTACAGTGAAGGGAATTTTCCCTTTGAAGGGAGTTACATATTAA
- a CDS encoding response regulator transcription factor, whose product MINILLAEDQALVRQGIKMMIEQHPSFRVVAEVANGKDAVDAYEKHLVDLVLMDVRMPVMTGIEATKVIRQRDPKAKVLILTTFADDEYAMEALKLGALGYLLKDADAASLLSSIESCLNGGISIDASVAGKVVPRLINQSPEPSSLEMVELTSRERSILQLVGEGKNNQEIAEALHLSIGTVKNHVTVILQKLGLRDRTQLAIFAIRNGVV is encoded by the coding sequence GTGATTAATATATTGCTAGCGGAGGACCAGGCGTTGGTTCGGCAAGGAATAAAAATGATGATTGAACAGCATCCTTCGTTTCGGGTTGTGGCCGAGGTCGCAAATGGGAAGGATGCGGTGGATGCTTATGAGAAACATCTGGTGGATTTGGTGCTGATGGATGTACGGATGCCAGTGATGACGGGGATTGAAGCTACAAAGGTAATCAGGCAGCGTGACCCGAAAGCGAAGGTGTTGATACTGACCACTTTTGCAGATGATGAGTACGCAATGGAGGCGTTGAAGCTTGGGGCATTAGGCTATCTATTGAAGGATGCTGATGCGGCGAGCCTTTTGTCCTCGATCGAGAGCTGTTTGAATGGAGGGATTTCCATCGATGCCTCTGTAGCGGGGAAGGTGGTGCCGAGGTTGATTAACCAGTCGCCAGAGCCCTCTAGTTTGGAGATGGTCGAGTTGACCAGCCGAGAGCGGTCTATTTTACAGCTTGTTGGTGAGGGGAAAAATAACCAGGAGATTGCAGAAGCCTTGCATCTTTCTATTGGAACGGTGAAGAACCATGTGACGGTTATTTTGCAAAAGCTTGGGCTGAGGGATCGGACGCAGCTTGCTATTTTTGCTATAAGGAATGGGGTTGTGTAG
- a CDS encoding DUF58 domain-containing protein has product MDPNQYDLHMKTRFQRIKQRVRGKKSEIYSNDEWSGWVHQIENERGLRFMNAVLFLLLSASIFLGSTPLIFLFFAILAYMWGNFFYLTYVSKKLEIHIIEERLKLFTEDEGVLRLRITHNSLLPIFFGRLRVGTDKNILFQHGEELIHMNQLHFNFHQVGRSQWEVVLPFTAVKRGVAQLHLFDMEIESFFGWGKVYLQTRDKMQFEVIVYPRRKKVAGLEKIFPKKQGEQPSRSSLFEEKSRVLGTRDYVTGDPFGGIHWKATARMNSLQSKVYERTTQLSWLFVIDISSSSFEEKMRGIAFLLHYATKQNISFSILVNIKKLGNPSYIVMNSGEGKQQLYAGMMLLARIKVENVMIPSMTFGQILHQHALRHPYVIACAEQAVMETWNLPASTEGFVLETVGDGVKLVKLRKGMKHRETFMKHA; this is encoded by the coding sequence ATGGATCCAAACCAATATGATTTGCATATGAAAACGCGGTTTCAACGAATAAAGCAACGAGTCAGGGGTAAGAAGTCCGAAATCTATTCAAATGACGAATGGAGTGGCTGGGTACACCAAATAGAGAACGAAAGAGGGCTTCGGTTTATGAATGCCGTTCTCTTTCTTCTTCTGTCTGCATCCATATTTTTAGGGTCCACTCCGTTAATTTTCCTTTTTTTCGCAATATTAGCCTACATGTGGGGGAACTTCTTTTATCTCACCTATGTGTCCAAAAAGCTTGAGATTCACATAATAGAGGAGCGGTTGAAGCTGTTTACTGAAGATGAGGGGGTGTTAAGACTTAGAATTACCCACAACAGTTTGCTTCCGATATTTTTCGGAAGGCTAAGAGTGGGAACGGACAAAAACATACTGTTTCAACATGGAGAAGAGCTAATACATATGAACCAGTTACATTTTAACTTTCATCAGGTTGGTCGAAGTCAATGGGAGGTCGTACTTCCTTTTACGGCTGTTAAGAGAGGAGTGGCCCAGCTCCACCTGTTCGACATGGAAATCGAGTCTTTCTTTGGTTGGGGAAAAGTATACCTTCAGACAAGAGACAAAATGCAGTTTGAGGTCATCGTCTATCCGAGAAGGAAGAAAGTTGCGGGGCTTGAGAAAATCTTCCCAAAAAAGCAGGGAGAGCAACCGAGTAGAAGTTCCCTGTTTGAAGAGAAAAGTAGAGTGCTAGGCACAAGGGATTATGTGACCGGGGATCCTTTTGGTGGCATTCATTGGAAGGCCACTGCCAGAATGAACAGCCTCCAGTCCAAAGTGTACGAACGGACAACCCAATTATCGTGGTTATTTGTCATTGATATCAGTTCTAGCAGTTTTGAGGAAAAAATGCGTGGTATTGCGTTTCTCCTACACTATGCCACTAAGCAAAATATCTCCTTTTCGATTCTGGTGAATATTAAGAAACTCGGGAATCCATCGTATATCGTGATGAATTCAGGGGAAGGCAAGCAACAACTGTATGCTGGAATGATGCTTTTGGCTCGGATCAAGGTGGAGAACGTGATGATTCCTTCCATGACATTCGGACAGATTCTACACCAGCATGCATTAAGGCATCCTTACGTGATTGCATGTGCAGAGCAAGCGGTGATGGAGACGTGGAATTTACCTGCTTCCACGGAGGGGTTTGTTTTGGAGACTGTGGGAGATGGTGTGAAGTTGGTGAAGTTGCGGAAAGGTATGAAGCACCGGGAGACTTTTATGAAGCATGCTTAA